Proteins found in one Clostridium butyricum genomic segment:
- the treP gene encoding PTS system trehalose-specific EIIBC component, with protein sequence MSKYSNDIRELLDYIGGKDNIGAVSHCATRMRFVLKDTKIADENKIKKIKSVKGTFTQAGQFQVIIGNDVPTFYNEFTEIAGIDGVSKDSVKNAAKSNMNLAQRLMSNIAEIFAPLIPALIIGGLILGFRNIIGDIKMFDDGTKTLVETSQFFAGVHSFLWLIGEAIFHFLPVGITWSITKKMGTTQILGIILGITLVSPQLLNAYSVAGADTIPFWDFGFAKVNMIGYQAQVIPAILAGFTLVYLEKTMRKISPASISMIIVPLFSLIPAVIIAHVVLGPIGWTIGSWVSNIVYSGLTSSFRSIFAAIFGFLYAPLVITGLHHMTNAIDLQLVAEFGGTALWPMIALSNIAQGSAVLAMIFLQKNNEEEKQVSVPACISAYLGVTEPALFGVNMKYRFPFICGMIGSAVAGIFSVSTGVLANSIGVGGIPGILSIQPQHMFMFLISMLIAIVLPFVLTVTIGKSKLTIK encoded by the coding sequence ATGTCAAAATATAGTAATGATATAAGAGAACTTTTGGATTACATCGGAGGGAAAGATAATATTGGAGCAGTTTCACATTGTGCTACAAGAATGAGATTTGTTTTAAAAGATACTAAGATTGCGGATGAAAATAAGATAAAAAAGATTAAGAGTGTAAAAGGTACATTTACGCAAGCTGGTCAATTTCAAGTTATTATTGGAAATGATGTTCCTACATTTTATAATGAATTCACAGAAATTGCAGGAATAGATGGAGTTAGCAAAGATAGTGTGAAAAATGCAGCAAAATCAAATATGAATTTGGCTCAAAGATTAATGTCTAATATAGCTGAAATTTTTGCACCACTTATACCCGCACTTATAATTGGAGGATTAATATTAGGCTTTAGAAATATAATTGGTGATATTAAGATGTTTGATGATGGAACTAAAACACTTGTTGAAACATCACAATTTTTTGCAGGGGTACACAGTTTTCTTTGGTTAATTGGTGAAGCTATATTTCATTTTCTTCCAGTAGGAATAACATGGTCTATTACAAAAAAAATGGGTACAACTCAGATATTAGGTATTATATTGGGTATAACTTTAGTATCACCACAACTTTTAAACGCATATTCAGTAGCTGGTGCAGATACTATTCCATTTTGGGATTTTGGATTTGCAAAAGTTAACATGATAGGATATCAAGCACAAGTTATACCAGCAATACTTGCAGGATTTACATTAGTTTATCTTGAGAAAACTATGAGAAAAATATCACCAGCTTCAATTTCAATGATTATTGTACCACTATTTTCATTAATTCCAGCAGTAATAATAGCACATGTTGTTTTAGGTCCAATTGGATGGACAATAGGTAGCTGGGTTTCTAATATAGTTTATAGTGGTTTAACTTCAAGTTTTAGAAGTATATTTGCAGCAATTTTTGGTTTTTTATATGCACCTCTTGTTATTACAGGTCTTCATCATATGACAAACGCAATAGATTTACAGCTTGTAGCTGAATTTGGAGGAACAGCATTATGGCCAATGATTGCACTATCTAATATTGCACAAGGTTCAGCTGTACTTGCAATGATTTTTCTTCAAAAAAATAATGAAGAGGAAAAACAGGTTTCAGTACCAGCATGTATTTCAGCTTATTTAGGTGTTACAGAACCAGCATTATTTGGAGTTAATATGAAATATAGATTTCCATTTATATGTGGTATGATTGGTTCAGCAGTTGCTGGAATATTCTCAGTATCTACAGGTGTTCTTGCAAATTCAATAGGAGTTGGAGGTATACCAGGAATACTATCAATACAGCCACAACATATGTTTATGTTTTTAATATCAATGTTGATAGCAATAGTTTTACCATTTGTATTAACAGTAACCATTGGAAAAAGCAAATTAACAATTAAATAA
- the treC gene encoding alpha,alpha-phosphotrehalase, translated as MKDFKKSTIYQIYPKSFNDSNGDGIGDLRGIIAKLDYLKELGIDCIWLTPFYISPQRDNGYDIADYYNVDPLFGTMKDFEELVEEAKKRNIELMLDMVFNHTSTEHKWFKKALNGDEKYKNFYIFKKGKNEEAPTNWVSKFGGSSWEYVEKFDEYYLHLFDKTQGDLNWENDEVRSEIYKVVNFWINKGVKGFRLDVINLISKPDIYLNDNSGDGKKFYTDGPKIHEFLKELNENTFGKYEDIVTVGEMSSTTIENCVRYSNPEEKELSMVFNFHHLKVDYKNGDKWTLMDFDFKQLKKLFKDWQNGMESGNGWNALFWCNHDQPRIVSRFGNCSQYHKESAKMLATSIHMMRGTPYIYQGEEFGMTNPEYTSINQYRDVESINFYNILINKGVDKEKAIEILREKSRDNSRTPVQWNNKKNAGFTSGEPWIPVGNLYKNINAENALNDKDSVFYHYKNLISLRKQHDVISDGSFNIILENHDKVYAYTRSYKNTNLIVLNNFYGEDTEVTIEKELIEGNSKILISNYKDSGSLSKNIKLRPYESIVYIIEK; from the coding sequence ATGAAAGATTTTAAAAAAAGTACTATATATCAGATTTATCCAAAATCATTTAATGATTCAAATGGAGACGGAATTGGAGACTTGAGAGGAATAATCGCAAAATTGGATTATTTAAAAGAATTGGGAATAGACTGCATATGGCTTACACCATTTTATATTTCTCCACAAAGGGATAATGGATATGATATTGCAGATTACTATAATGTAGATCCTTTATTTGGAACAATGAAAGATTTCGAAGAATTAGTTGAAGAGGCTAAAAAAAGAAACATAGAATTAATGTTAGATATGGTTTTTAATCATACATCTACTGAACACAAGTGGTTTAAAAAGGCATTGAATGGAGATGAGAAGTATAAGAATTTTTATATATTTAAAAAAGGAAAAAATGAAGAAGCACCAACAAATTGGGTTTCTAAATTTGGAGGAAGTTCATGGGAATATGTAGAAAAGTTCGATGAATATTATCTTCATCTCTTCGATAAGACTCAAGGCGATTTGAATTGGGAAAATGACGAGGTAAGATCGGAGATATACAAAGTAGTTAATTTTTGGATTAATAAAGGGGTTAAAGGATTCCGTTTGGATGTAATAAATCTTATCTCAAAACCAGATATTTATTTGAATGACAATAGTGGGGATGGAAAGAAATTCTATACAGATGGACCTAAAATTCATGAATTTTTAAAGGAATTAAATGAAAATACATTTGGAAAATATGAGGATATTGTAACTGTGGGGGAAATGTCATCAACAACAATAGAAAACTGTGTACGTTATTCTAATCCGGAAGAAAAAGAATTATCAATGGTGTTTAATTTTCATCATTTGAAGGTTGATTATAAAAATGGTGATAAATGGACATTAATGGATTTTGATTTTAAACAATTAAAGAAATTATTTAAGGACTGGCAAAATGGAATGGAAAGCGGAAATGGATGGAATGCCTTGTTCTGGTGTAATCATGATCAGCCAAGAATTGTATCAAGGTTCGGAAATTGTTCTCAGTATCATAAAGAAAGTGCAAAGATGCTTGCAACATCAATTCATATGATGAGAGGAACCCCATATATTTATCAAGGGGAAGAGTTTGGAATGACTAATCCAGAATATACATCAATAAATCAGTATAGAGATGTAGAGTCAATAAATTTTTATAATATCTTAATAAATAAAGGTGTAGATAAAGAAAAGGCTATTGAAATATTAAGGGAAAAATCAAGGGATAATTCAAGAACGCCTGTTCAATGGAATAATAAGAAAAATGCAGGATTTACAAGTGGAGAACCATGGATTCCAGTTGGAAATTTATATAAAAATATAAATGCAGAAAATGCATTAAATGATAAAGACTCAGTATTTTATCATTATAAAAATCTAATAAGTCTTAGAAAGCAGCATGATGTTATTTCAGATGGAAGCTTCAATATTATATTAGAAAATCATGATAAGGTATATGCTTATACAAGAAGTTATAAAAACACAAATCTTATCGTGTTAAATAATTTTTATGGTGAAGATACTGAAGTAACTATAGAAAAAGAACTTATAGAGGGAAATAGCAAAATATTGATATCTAACTATAAGGATAGTGGTAGCTTAAGTAAAAATATAAAATTAAGACCATATGAATCAATTGTATATATAATAGAGAAATAA
- the treR gene encoding trehalose operon repressor, protein MSSKYSIIYNEIVNKIENGIYKINDQIPSESEIMNEYCVSRDTARKSISRLEQNGYVLKKKGKRGIVLDRNKFDFPVSGVVSFKELSDKLGQNIKTSVEILECIMPSQSIKDKLEIGINDKVWKIVRTRNIDGEKIILDKDYLVQKYVDNITHEICENSIYEYIEGKLGLKIAYAKKEITVQSATEEDKRYLDMKGFDMVVVVKSYTYLDDSSLFQYTESRHRPDKFIFVDFARRHA, encoded by the coding sequence ATGAGTAGTAAATATTCAATTATTTATAATGAAATAGTGAATAAAATAGAAAATGGTATATATAAAATAAATGATCAAATTCCATCAGAAAGTGAAATTATGAATGAGTATTGTGTATCAAGAGATACTGCAAGAAAATCAATAAGTCGTTTGGAACAAAATGGTTATGTTTTAAAGAAAAAAGGAAAACGTGGCATAGTTTTAGATCGAAATAAATTTGATTTTCCAGTTTCAGGGGTTGTAAGTTTTAAAGAGTTGTCAGATAAGCTAGGACAAAATATTAAGACAAGTGTTGAAATATTGGAATGTATTATGCCTTCTCAGTCTATAAAAGATAAATTGGAAATTGGAATTAACGATAAAGTATGGAAAATAGTAAGGACAAGAAATATTGATGGTGAAAAAATTATTTTAGATAAAGATTATCTTGTTCAAAAATATGTAGATAACATTACACATGAAATATGTGAGAACTCAATTTATGAATATATTGAAGGAAAGCTTGGATTAAAGATAGCTTATGCCAAGAAAGAAATAACAGTTCAAAGTGCAACAGAAGAGGATAAAAGATATCTTGATATGAAAGGTTTTGATATGGTTGTAGTTGTAAAAAGTTATACATATTTAGATGATTCGAGTTTATTCCAATATACAGAATCACGTCATAGGCCTGATAAATTTATATTTGTAGATTTTGCACGACGTCATGCTTGA